The following proteins come from a genomic window of Gammaproteobacteria bacterium:
- a CDS encoding complex I NDUFA9 subunit family protein — protein MKINSVCVLGGTGFVGHHVCAQLVDAGYRVTVLTRRPDLHRDLLVLPTLKLVEADVHEQAELEKHFQGMDAVINLVGILNEKGFDGSGFRHAHVELAKKVVAACRSRGVRRLLHMSALNADAANGPSYYLRTKGEAENHVHTFSGGSLAVTSFRPSVIFGPGDSFINRFANLMRRIPFVFPLACPDARFAPVYVGDVAEAFVRALEDRGSFGLRLDLCGPRAYTLRGLLEYTARTLGLRRWIVDLPDWLSYTQAVVMEHLPGKVFTVDNYNSLKLDSVCTHGAMTCRTAVEAVVPLYLGKHGRDARYQAYRREAKR, from the coding sequence ATGAAAATAAACTCGGTTTGTGTTCTGGGTGGCACCGGTTTCGTCGGCCACCATGTTTGTGCGCAACTCGTGGACGCGGGCTACCGCGTAACGGTTCTGACGCGGCGCCCCGATCTGCACCGTGACCTGCTGGTGCTGCCGACGCTGAAGCTGGTAGAGGCCGACGTGCATGAGCAGGCCGAACTCGAAAAGCATTTCCAGGGTATGGATGCGGTCATCAACCTGGTGGGAATCCTCAACGAAAAGGGATTCGACGGCAGCGGGTTCCGTCATGCGCACGTCGAGCTCGCCAAGAAGGTCGTGGCCGCCTGCCGCAGCCGCGGCGTACGGCGCCTGCTGCACATGAGCGCGCTCAACGCCGATGCCGCCAACGGTCCCAGTTATTACCTGCGCACCAAGGGCGAGGCCGAAAACCACGTGCATACCTTTTCGGGGGGGAGTCTGGCGGTGACGAGCTTCAGACCTTCGGTCATCTTCGGGCCGGGCGACAGCTTCATCAACCGCTTTGCCAATCTGATGCGCCGTATCCCGTTCGTGTTTCCGCTGGCCTGTCCTGATGCGCGCTTCGCGCCCGTGTATGTCGGCGACGTGGCCGAGGCCTTCGTTCGCGCACTGGAGGATCGCGGCAGCTTCGGGTTGCGTCTCGACCTGTGCGGTCCGCGAGCCTATACGCTGCGCGGCCTGCTCGAGTACACCGCGCGAACCCTGGGGCTGCGCCGCTGGATCGTCGACCTGCCGGACTGGCTGTCCTACACCCAGGCGGTGGTCATGGAACACCTGCCCGGCAAGGTGTTCACAGTGGACAATTACAACTCGCTCAAGCTGGACAGCGTGTGCACCCACGGTGCGATGACCTGCCGCACCGCCGTGGAGGCCGTGGTGCCGCTTTACCTCGGCAAACATGGCCGGGATGCGCGATATCAGGCCTACCGCCGCGAGGCGAAGCGCTGA
- a CDS encoding NAD-dependent succinate-semialdehyde dehydrogenase, producing the protein MAFESINPYTGETQATYPAWDEARIDQALNQTAGSRSAWCRTSLEERGTLMKRAAAVLRDNKARYGRLITQEMGKLKREAQAEVEKCAWVCDYYAEQAAAFLADEFIETDADRSLVAYQPLGTVLAVMPWNFPFWQVFRFAAPALMAGNSGLLKHASNVPQCALAIEEVFTEAGFPAGVFQTLMISASQVKAVIEDDRVHAVTLTGSEPAGRAVASAAAACLKKSVLELGGSDPFVILEDADLDLVVEQAVTSRYMNAGQSCIAAKRFVVVEAVAEDFLSRFREGVEALVPGDPEADDTTLAPMARLDLRDELHRQVQDSVQAGAQAVTGCAPLDRPGAFYAPSILDGVQPGMRAYEEELFGPVAIVLRARNETEALRLANDTRFGLGGSVWTADPARGEHLARALECGCAFVNGLVKSDPRLPFGGVKASGYGRELSHHGIREFVNAKTIWVR; encoded by the coding sequence ATGGCCTTCGAATCGATCAACCCCTACACCGGTGAAACCCAGGCCACTTACCCGGCATGGGACGAAGCACGCATCGATCAGGCCCTGAATCAGACAGCCGGCAGCCGCAGCGCATGGTGCCGCACCTCGCTGGAGGAACGCGGGACGCTCATGAAACGCGCTGCCGCTGTATTGCGGGACAACAAGGCCCGCTACGGGCGCCTTATCACGCAGGAGATGGGCAAGCTCAAACGCGAGGCCCAGGCCGAGGTGGAAAAATGCGCCTGGGTCTGCGACTACTACGCCGAACAGGCCGCTGCCTTCCTGGCTGATGAGTTCATCGAGACCGACGCCGACCGCAGCCTGGTCGCCTACCAGCCGCTCGGCACGGTACTCGCCGTCATGCCCTGGAACTTCCCCTTCTGGCAGGTGTTCCGCTTCGCCGCACCGGCCCTTATGGCGGGCAATAGCGGCCTGCTGAAACACGCTTCCAACGTCCCGCAGTGCGCGCTTGCCATCGAGGAGGTCTTCACCGAAGCGGGCTTCCCCGCCGGGGTTTTCCAGACCCTCATGATCTCCGCCTCCCAGGTCAAGGCGGTCATCGAGGATGATCGCGTCCACGCGGTCACCCTCACCGGCAGCGAACCGGCCGGCCGGGCCGTCGCCTCGGCGGCCGCCGCCTGCCTGAAAAAAAGCGTGCTGGAACTGGGTGGCTCCGACCCGTTCGTGATTCTCGAGGACGCCGACCTGGACCTGGTGGTGGAACAGGCTGTGACCTCCCGCTACATGAACGCCGGGCAGAGCTGCATCGCGGCCAAACGGTTCGTGGTCGTGGAGGCCGTCGCCGAGGATTTCCTGTCCCGTTTCCGCGAGGGTGTAGAAGCACTCGTGCCCGGCGATCCGGAAGCCGACGACACGACGCTGGCACCCATGGCGCGCCTCGACCTGCGCGATGAACTGCACCGGCAGGTGCAGGATTCCGTCCAGGCCGGCGCCCAGGCCGTAACCGGCTGCGCGCCGCTGGACCGCCCCGGCGCGTTCTACGCCCCTTCGATCCTGGATGGGGTGCAGCCGGGAATGCGCGCCTACGAGGAAGAACTGTTCGGCCCCGTGGCCATCGTGCTACGGGCACGCAACGAGACAGAGGCGCTGCGTCTTGCGAACGACACCCGCTTCGGCCTGGGAGGCAGCGTGTGGACCGCAGACCCTGCGCGCGGCGAACACCTGGCCCGCGCCCTGGAATGCGGCTGCGCGTTCGTCAATGGGCTGGTGAAAAGCGACCCTCGTCTGCCCTTCGGCGGCGTCAAGGCCTCCGGTTACGGACGTGAACTTTCCCATCATGGAATTCGGGAGTTCGTCAACGCGAAGACGATCTGGGTCCGCTGA
- a CDS encoding BamA/TamA family outer membrane protein, with the protein MRTHLPALLLALCWVLPGHAADKKPDFSGQKLSEVRFVGNAVTSLKLLEDQGCPVAGDPVDESAIAQCQQTLMNLGLFESVKTQLLPDPKGPILEIRVKEKIYILPLPTASRSPDGLFSYGGEFTWDNVAGLNQRLRFKVENKEEADNRTVTRTQFEYNVPRFVGTTWGMNLSIHQDSSKETVTSENDTQSGVYKYRSLGWSLGTSRWIREIRPNQGLQWSGGVNWGRTEYNYVSGTPGLAEDKTNITYSTGLTFTTVDDTGYSRQGGYYGINLGLGIQPLGSRYNSQTVNLQYIRYYPIGAYPAINWNSRFQLGAASGPDLKGTSYAIGGADSLRGYDKASIEGDWYMLYNTNLLIPINRFPEFRWALFADIGNAWRYGKTKLDELKYGVGVGARWRIRFLVNTDLRLDIAWAPGQKEVKYYAGSNTQF; encoded by the coding sequence ATGCGCACCCACCTGCCCGCACTGCTCCTGGCCCTGTGCTGGGTGTTGCCCGGACATGCGGCAGACAAAAAGCCGGACTTCAGTGGCCAGAAACTGAGCGAGGTCCGCTTCGTCGGCAACGCTGTCACCAGCCTCAAGCTGCTGGAGGACCAGGGCTGTCCCGTCGCCGGCGACCCCGTCGACGAAAGCGCCATCGCGCAATGCCAGCAGACCCTGATGAATCTGGGGCTGTTCGAATCGGTGAAGACGCAGCTGCTCCCGGATCCCAAGGGCCCGATTCTCGAAATCCGCGTCAAGGAAAAAATCTACATCCTGCCGCTGCCGACGGCTTCACGCAGTCCGGACGGCCTGTTCAGCTACGGCGGCGAATTCACCTGGGACAACGTCGCCGGGCTCAATCAGCGCCTGCGGTTCAAGGTGGAGAATAAGGAGGAAGCGGACAATCGCACCGTCACCCGCACACAGTTCGAATACAACGTGCCGCGCTTCGTCGGCACCACCTGGGGCATGAACCTCTCCATCCACCAGGACAGCTCCAAGGAGACCGTTACCAGCGAGAACGACACCCAGAGCGGCGTCTACAAATACCGCAGCCTGGGCTGGAGTCTCGGTACCTCGCGCTGGATCAGGGAAATCAGGCCCAACCAGGGCCTGCAATGGTCGGGCGGCGTCAACTGGGGGCGCACGGAATACAACTACGTGTCCGGCACCCCCGGCCTCGCCGAAGACAAAACCAACATCACCTACAGCACCGGGCTGACCTTCACCACCGTGGATGACACCGGCTATTCGCGCCAGGGTGGTTATTACGGCATCAACCTGGGGCTCGGCATCCAGCCGCTCGGCTCCCGCTACAACAGCCAGACCGTCAACCTGCAGTACATCCGCTACTACCCGATCGGCGCTTACCCGGCGATCAACTGGAACTCCCGGTTCCAGCTCGGCGCCGCTTCGGGCCCCGACCTGAAGGGCACCAGCTACGCCATCGGCGGTGCGGACAGCCTGCGCGGCTACGACAAAGCCAGCATCGAGGGTGACTGGTATATGCTCTACAACACCAACCTGCTGATCCCCATCAACCGGTTCCCGGAATTCCGCTGGGCGTTGTTCGCCGACATCGGCAACGCCTGGCGATACGGCAAAACCAAGCTGGACGAACTCAAATACGGCGTCGGGGTCGGTGCCCGCTGGCGCATCCGCTTCCTGGTCAACACCGACCTGCGGCTGGATATCGCCTGGGCGCCGGGACAGAAGGAGGTCAAGTATTACGCGGGGTCGAATACACAGTTTTAG
- the tsaA gene encoding tRNA (N6-threonylcarbamoyladenosine(37)-N6)-methyltransferase TrmO: MEYNFKSIGVVRSCFDEKFGIPRQSGLVPAAQARIELDPPYGCAEALGGLETFSHVWILFVFHANRDTAWRATVRPPRLGGNKRVGVFASRSGYRPNPIGLTRARLEAIGHAGRRWWIDVSGVDLLDGTPVLDIKPYLPYADAVADAHGGFAEDRPEGYLEVRFTPQARRACESDPGLAELVTQVLAQDPRPAYREGREPSGSEYGMRLAGHEVRWRVEGEVVEVIGVEVVGEG, encoded by the coding sequence ATGGAATACAACTTCAAATCCATCGGTGTCGTGCGTTCGTGCTTCGACGAGAAATTCGGCATTCCGCGCCAGAGCGGGCTGGTGCCGGCGGCACAGGCGCGGATCGAACTGGACCCGCCCTACGGTTGCGCCGAGGCGCTCGGCGGACTGGAGACCTTTTCGCACGTCTGGATCCTGTTCGTGTTTCACGCCAATCGCGATACGGCCTGGCGTGCCACGGTGCGCCCGCCGCGCCTGGGTGGCAACAAGCGGGTCGGGGTGTTCGCCTCCCGCTCCGGTTATCGTCCCAATCCCATCGGTCTGACCCGGGCGCGTCTGGAGGCTATCGGCCATGCCGGGCGCCGCTGGTGGATCGATGTCAGCGGTGTCGACCTGCTGGACGGCACCCCGGTGCTGGATATCAAGCCCTACCTGCCTTATGCCGACGCCGTGGCCGATGCGCACGGCGGCTTCGCTGAGGACCGTCCCGAGGGTTATCTGGAGGTGCGGTTCACACCCCAGGCCCGGCGTGCCTGTGAAAGCGATCCCGGCCTGGCCGAACTGGTGACCCAGGTGCTGGCGCAGGACCCGCGCCCCGCATACCGCGAGGGCCGTGAGCCGTCGGGGAGCGAATACGGCATGCGGCTGGCCGGACATGAAGTGCGTTGGCGGGTCGAGGGTGAGGTGGTGGAGGTAATTGGGGTTGAGGTGGTTGGTGAGGGGTGA
- a CDS encoding TatD family hydrolase, translating into MHRLIDICFNFTHSSYRQDEIRTLQRAVLSGVTRMLVTGSDLEDSEFAVELAERYPENLYATVGVHPHLARTWDAHTTSRLRELAAHPKVRAIGEAGLDFNRNYSAPEQQQRAFETQLELACELGLPLFMHERDAHQTFIETIRRYRSDFSQGVVHCFTGTEAELEAYLDLDLHIGITGWICDERRGHHLKEFLHKVPPDRLMIETDAPYLLPRDLDPKPSTRRNEPMYLPHILKTVAAAIGRPEAEVAAATRATSEAFYGLESEE; encoded by the coding sequence ATGCACCGACTGATCGACATCTGTTTCAACTTCACCCACAGCTCGTACCGACAGGACGAGATCCGCACCCTGCAGCGAGCCGTGCTCAGCGGTGTGACGCGCATGCTGGTCACCGGCTCCGACCTGGAAGACAGCGAGTTTGCGGTGGAACTCGCCGAACGCTATCCGGAAAACCTTTACGCCACGGTCGGCGTGCATCCCCATCTGGCGCGCACCTGGGACGCTCACACCACGTCACGTTTGCGCGAACTCGCCGCCCACCCCAAGGTCCGCGCGATCGGCGAAGCCGGGCTGGATTTCAACCGCAACTATTCCGCGCCCGAACAGCAGCAGCGCGCTTTCGAGACGCAGCTCGAACTGGCCTGCGAACTGGGGCTGCCGCTTTTCATGCACGAACGCGACGCGCATCAGACCTTCATCGAAACCATACGCCGCTACCGCAGCGATTTCTCGCAGGGCGTGGTCCACTGCTTTACCGGCACCGAGGCGGAACTCGAGGCCTATCTCGACCTCGACCTGCACATCGGCATCACCGGCTGGATCTGCGACGAGCGGCGCGGTCATCACCTCAAGGAGTTTCTGCACAAGGTGCCGCCCGATCGCCTGATGATCGAAACCGATGCACCCTACCTTTTACCGCGCGACCTCGATCCCAAGCCCTCGACACGCCGCAACGAACCGATGTACCTGCCGCACATACTGAAAACCGTGGCCGCCGCCATCGGCCGCCCCGAGGCCGAGGTCGCCGCGGCCACGCGTGCGACCAGCGAGGCCTTCTACGGCCTGGAATCCGAGGAATGA